The following are from one region of the Methyloversatilis discipulorum genome:
- a CDS encoding FAD:protein FMN transferase produces MRRRAERFAAALLLALLAGCGAKEQIERQESFVFGTRVEVVVYGLDRAQARDALGEVLREFDRLHRKLHAWQPSELTRLNTAFAAGQTADVDAETAALLVEVQAAAARGEDLFNPAAGALVEAWGFHADEFVPRRPEAARRDALVAAKPRMADLVITPRADGSATVSSRNPAVQLDLGGYGKGYALDRAAAILRARGVCCALVNIGGNVMALGSKAGTPWRIGVQHPRKPEALATVELHDGEAIGTSGDYQRYFELDGERLCHLIDPRSGEPVRHTQSLTVLMPAGPHAGARSDADSKPLFIVGREGWRALAERMGVTMALRVDADGSVDMTPAMAQRTAAPER; encoded by the coding sequence GTGCGACGACGCGCTGAGCGTTTCGCCGCCGCACTGCTGCTTGCGCTGCTCGCCGGCTGCGGCGCGAAGGAGCAGATCGAGCGCCAGGAATCCTTCGTTTTCGGCACCCGCGTCGAAGTGGTCGTGTACGGCCTCGACCGCGCGCAGGCGCGCGACGCGCTGGGTGAGGTGCTGCGCGAGTTCGACCGCCTGCACCGCAAACTGCACGCCTGGCAGCCGTCCGAGCTGACGCGACTGAACACCGCCTTCGCGGCCGGGCAGACGGCCGACGTCGATGCCGAGACCGCCGCGCTGCTGGTCGAGGTACAGGCCGCCGCCGCGCGCGGCGAGGACCTGTTCAATCCGGCCGCCGGCGCACTGGTCGAGGCCTGGGGCTTTCACGCCGACGAATTCGTGCCGCGGCGGCCCGAAGCCGCCCGGCGCGACGCGCTGGTCGCGGCGAAGCCGCGCATGGCCGATCTGGTGATCACGCCGCGCGCCGACGGCAGCGCCACGGTGTCCAGTCGCAACCCGGCGGTGCAGCTCGACCTCGGCGGCTACGGCAAGGGCTATGCGCTGGACCGCGCCGCCGCCATCCTGCGCGCGCGCGGCGTCTGCTGCGCGCTGGTCAACATCGGCGGCAATGTGATGGCGCTCGGCAGCAAGGCCGGCACACCGTGGCGCATCGGCGTCCAGCATCCGCGCAAGCCGGAGGCGCTGGCCACGGTCGAACTGCACGACGGCGAGGCGATCGGCACCTCGGGTGACTACCAGCGCTATTTCGAACTGGACGGCGAGCGCCTGTGCCACCTGATCGACCCGCGCAGCGGCGAGCCGGTGCGCCATACCCAGTCGCTGACCGTGCTGATGCCGGCGGGTCCGCACGCCGGCGCCCGTTCCGACGCCGACAGCAAGCCGCTGTTCATCGTCGGTCGCGAAGGCTGGCGGGCTCTGGCGGAACGCATGGGCGTGACGATGGCGCTGCGCGTGGACGCCGACGGTTCGGTGGACATGACGCCAGCAATGGCGCAGCGCACGGCGGCCCCGGAGCGCTGA
- a CDS encoding DUF3293 domain-containing protein — MSNTPNTCPICDDAPGHHWLWRDDRLRVIDARDADHPAFLRVIWNGHVREMTDLADADRDHLMHVVWQVERCVREIAQPEKINLGSLGNMVPHLHWHVVARWQDDAHFPGSVWSAKQRDGAPRPRVPAALWRATLLARLGLPTVAVSDALTGAYEGTDYIVALPDGETTLHVGAPSPALDRWLATQNAAQWALLAAANPWSARCDDDANRAAHTALRALLTQRGLPLLDAENRTAEAGWTEPSLLCAGLTAEEALRIGAAFGQNAVLTGDAGGTAQLRWCVRRQTD, encoded by the coding sequence GTGAGCAATACGCCGAACACCTGTCCCATCTGCGACGACGCGCCCGGCCATCACTGGCTGTGGCGCGACGACCGGTTGCGCGTGATCGACGCGCGCGACGCTGACCATCCGGCCTTCCTGCGGGTGATCTGGAACGGTCACGTGCGCGAGATGACCGATCTGGCCGACGCCGACCGCGATCACCTGATGCACGTGGTGTGGCAGGTCGAGCGCTGCGTGCGCGAAATCGCGCAGCCGGAAAAGATCAACCTCGGCAGCCTCGGCAATATGGTGCCGCACCTGCACTGGCACGTGGTCGCGCGCTGGCAGGACGACGCCCATTTCCCGGGTTCGGTGTGGAGCGCGAAGCAGCGCGACGGCGCACCGCGGCCTCGCGTACCGGCCGCGCTGTGGCGCGCCACGCTGCTGGCCCGTCTCGGCCTGCCGACGGTGGCCGTCAGCGACGCGCTGACCGGCGCCTACGAAGGTACCGACTACATCGTTGCGCTGCCCGACGGCGAAACGACACTGCACGTCGGTGCACCGTCACCGGCGCTGGACCGCTGGCTGGCGACGCAGAACGCAGCACAGTGGGCGCTGCTGGCGGCCGCCAATCCGTGGTCGGCACGCTGCGACGACGACGCCAACCGCGCCGCCCACACGGCACTGCGCGCATTGCTGACGCAGCGCGGTCTGCCGCTGCTCGACGCCGAGAACCGCACGGCCGAAGCCGGCTGGACCGAGCCCTCGCTGCTGTGCGCCGGCCTGACGGCCGAAGAGGCACTGCGCATCGGCGCCGCCTTCGGCCAGAACGCGGTGCTGACCGGCGATGCCGGCGGCACGGCCCAGCTGCGCTGGTGCGTGCGCCGGCAGACCGACTGA
- a CDS encoding DUF2256 domain-containing protein, with product MSATAAMQSRHKGNKTFLPSKPCAVCGRDMTWRRAWRNNWEAVKYCSEACRRKGGQHV from the coding sequence ATGAGCGCGACGGCAGCGATGCAATCCAGACACAAGGGCAACAAGACCTTTCTTCCAAGCAAGCCATGTGCGGTCTGCGGCCGTGACATGACCTGGCGGCGCGCCTGGCGCAACAACTGGGAGGCGGTGAAGTACTGTTCCGAGGCCTGCCGCCGCAAGGGCGGTCAACATGTCTGA
- a CDS encoding ABC-F family ATPase, protein MLSASNITMQFGAKPLFDNVSIKFGDGYRYGLIGANGAGKSTFMKILAGVLEPTAGNVSIDAHERMAFLRQDQFAFEDQRVLDVVMMGHAEMWTCMKEKDAIYANPDATEEDYMRAAELEGQFAEYDGYTAEARAGELLLGVGIPTEQHNGPMSQVAPGWKLRVLLCQALFANPDILLLDEPTNNLDINTIRWLEHTLNERNSTMVIISHDRHFLNQVCTHMADLDYATIRLYPGTWDDYIEASTQARERASAANAKAKERVAELQSFVRRFSANKSKSKQATSRLKMIDKIKIEEFKPSSRQYPWIRFDYDPKEKLHRQAVELDNVVFGYDGGPQILKGFTATFDGGDRVAIIGENGVGKTTFLKLLVGELTPQHGSIKWAEKARLGYFAQDHSADFDSDANLTDWISGYVREGGYEGDDAITLIRGTLGRLLFGGDDVKKAVRVLSGGEQGRMMFGRLMLQRNNVLLLDEPTNHMDMESIESLNAGLDAFDGTLFFVSHDREFVSTLATRVLEIRGDGQIIDYRGGYEDYLASQGIDD, encoded by the coding sequence ATGCTGTCCGCTTCCAACATCACCATGCAGTTCGGCGCCAAGCCGCTTTTCGACAACGTCAGCATCAAGTTCGGCGACGGTTACCGTTACGGCCTGATCGGCGCCAACGGTGCCGGCAAGTCCACCTTCATGAAAATCCTTGCCGGCGTGCTCGAACCGACCGCCGGCAACGTGTCGATCGACGCGCACGAGCGCATGGCCTTCCTGCGCCAGGACCAGTTCGCGTTCGAGGACCAGCGCGTGCTCGACGTGGTCATGATGGGCCACGCCGAAATGTGGACCTGCATGAAGGAAAAGGACGCCATCTACGCCAACCCGGACGCGACCGAAGAGGACTACATGCGCGCCGCCGAACTGGAAGGCCAGTTCGCCGAATACGACGGCTACACCGCCGAGGCGCGCGCCGGCGAACTGCTGCTCGGCGTCGGCATCCCGACCGAACAGCACAATGGCCCGATGAGCCAGGTCGCGCCGGGCTGGAAGCTGCGCGTGCTGCTGTGCCAGGCGCTGTTCGCCAACCCGGACATCCTGCTGCTCGACGAACCGACCAACAACCTGGACATCAACACCATCCGCTGGCTCGAACACACGCTGAACGAGCGCAACAGCACGATGGTGATCATCAGCCACGACCGCCACTTCCTGAACCAGGTGTGCACCCACATGGCCGACCTGGACTACGCGACGATCCGCCTCTACCCGGGCACCTGGGACGACTACATCGAAGCCTCGACGCAAGCGCGTGAACGCGCGTCGGCGGCCAATGCGAAGGCGAAGGAACGGGTGGCCGAACTGCAGAGCTTCGTGCGCCGCTTCTCTGCCAACAAGTCCAAGTCCAAACAGGCCACCTCGCGTCTGAAGATGATCGACAAGATCAAGATCGAGGAATTCAAGCCCAGTTCGCGCCAGTATCCGTGGATACGCTTCGACTACGACCCGAAGGAGAAGCTGCACCGGCAGGCGGTCGAACTGGACAACGTGGTGTTCGGCTACGACGGCGGCCCGCAGATCCTGAAGGGCTTCACCGCCACCTTCGACGGCGGCGACCGCGTCGCCATCATCGGCGAGAACGGGGTCGGCAAGACCACCTTCCTGAAGCTGCTGGTCGGCGAACTGACGCCGCAGCACGGCTCGATCAAGTGGGCGGAAAAGGCCCGCCTTGGCTATTTCGCGCAGGACCACTCGGCCGATTTCGACAGCGACGCCAACCTGACCGACTGGATCAGCGGCTATGTGCGCGAGGGTGGCTATGAGGGCGACGACGCGATCACGCTGATCCGCGGCACGCTCGGCCGCCTGCTGTTCGGTGGCGACGACGTGAAGAAGGCGGTGCGCGTACTGTCCGGCGGCGAACAGGGCCGCATGATGTTCGGTCGACTCATGCTGCAGCGGAACAACGTGCTGCTGCTCGACGAACCGACCAACCACATGGACATGGAATCGATCGAGTCGCTGAACGCCGGCCTCGACGCCTTCGACGGCACGCTGTTCTTCGTGTCGCACGACCGCGAGTTCGTGTCCACGCTGGCCACCCGCGTGCTCGAAATCCGCGGCGACGGCCAGATCATCGATTACCGCGGCGGCTACGAGGACTACCTCGCCAGCCAAGGCATCGACGACTGA
- a CDS encoding cryptochrome/photolyase family protein — protein MSEVRHLVLVLGDQLDHASAAFDGFDPGRDRVLMIEAAGESTHVWSHKARSALFLSAMRHFADALRGRGWTVDYRALGDGDSEDLVDILAARLRDHVPRKMVLVEPGEWRLEQAIRALCERERVALDLRDDLHFMISRTGFADWAKKYRQPRMEFFYRMMRQRHGVLMDGDEPAGGRWNFDADNRSGFGRKGPGLVPPPLRFEPDAITREVIAEVEVRFADHPGSTADFDWPVTREQALAALADFVSHRLELFGHHQDAMWTGQPWLWHARLSAAMNLKLLSPREVVAAAVSAWRERGLPLQSVEGFVRQVIGWREFIRGMYWLDMPRMRDANHYGHARALPRWYWTGDTGMNCMRAAIGQTLRHGYAHHIQRLMVTGQFALLAEIAPQQVEDWYLAVYVDAVEWVELPNVAGMALYADGGRFTSKPYVASGAYIQRMSNYCDGCRYSPSARSDEAACPVTVLYWHFLDRHEAEFAANPRTALMAKNLQKLAPAERTAIGDRARQMLDGLDDL, from the coding sequence ATGTCTGAGGTCCGTCATCTGGTGCTGGTGCTCGGCGACCAGCTCGATCACGCATCGGCCGCCTTCGACGGTTTCGATCCGGGCCGTGACCGCGTGCTGATGATCGAGGCGGCGGGTGAATCGACCCATGTCTGGAGCCACAAGGCGCGCAGTGCGCTTTTCCTGTCTGCCATGCGCCATTTCGCCGACGCGCTGCGCGGCCGCGGCTGGACGGTCGATTACCGCGCGCTGGGCGACGGTGACAGCGAAGACCTGGTCGACATCCTCGCCGCGCGGCTGCGCGATCACGTGCCCCGCAAGATGGTGCTGGTCGAGCCGGGCGAGTGGCGCCTGGAACAGGCGATCCGGGCGCTGTGCGAGCGTGAGCGGGTGGCGCTCGACCTGCGCGACGACCTTCACTTCATGATTTCGCGCACCGGCTTTGCCGACTGGGCGAAGAAGTACCGGCAGCCGCGCATGGAATTCTTCTACCGCATGATGCGCCAACGGCACGGTGTGCTGATGGATGGCGACGAACCGGCCGGCGGCCGCTGGAACTTCGACGCCGACAACCGCAGCGGCTTCGGCCGCAAGGGGCCCGGCCTGGTGCCGCCGCCACTGCGCTTCGAGCCGGACGCGATCACCCGCGAGGTCATTGCCGAAGTCGAGGTGCGCTTCGCCGACCACCCGGGCTCGACCGCCGACTTCGACTGGCCGGTCACGCGCGAGCAGGCGCTGGCAGCGCTTGCGGACTTCGTTTCGCACAGGCTCGAATTGTTTGGCCATCACCAGGACGCGATGTGGACCGGTCAGCCCTGGCTCTGGCACGCACGGCTCAGCGCGGCGATGAACCTGAAGCTGCTGTCGCCACGCGAAGTGGTCGCCGCCGCGGTGTCCGCCTGGCGTGAGCGGGGCCTGCCGCTGCAGTCGGTCGAGGGCTTCGTGCGCCAGGTGATCGGCTGGCGCGAATTCATCCGCGGCATGTACTGGCTGGACATGCCACGGATGCGCGACGCCAATCACTACGGCCACGCCCGCGCGCTGCCACGCTGGTACTGGACCGGCGACACCGGCATGAACTGCATGCGCGCCGCCATCGGCCAGACGCTGCGCCACGGCTACGCCCACCACATCCAGCGCCTGATGGTGACCGGCCAGTTCGCGCTGCTGGCGGAGATCGCGCCGCAGCAGGTCGAGGACTGGTATCTGGCGGTCTATGTCGACGCGGTGGAATGGGTGGAACTGCCCAATGTGGCGGGCATGGCGCTGTACGCCGACGGCGGCCGTTTCACCAGCAAGCCCTACGTCGCCAGCGGTGCCTACATCCAGCGCATGAGCAATTACTGCGACGGCTGTCGCTACAGCCCGTCGGCACGCAGCGACGAAGCGGCCTGCCCGGTGACCGTGCTGTACTGGCATTTCCTCGACCGCCACGAGGCGGAATTCGCCGCCAATCCGCGCACCGCGCTGATGGCGAAGAATCTGCAGAAGCTCGCGCCGGCCGAGCGGACGGCGATAGGCGACCGTGCCCGGCAGATGCTGGATGGCCTCGACGATCTGTAA
- the gshB gene encoding glutathione synthase, with the protein MNLRLAFIVDPLDKLKPAKDSSIAMMREAARRGHEIWTIQRQSMSLHGDEVMVTATRIQPQRSDASWYVALDTQPRALREFDAVLMRQDPPFDFEYITATWMLERAAAAGVRVFNHPRAIRDHSEKVSICEFPDLITPTLVSRDVAAINAFIDTHADCILKPLDGMGGSRIFRVRADDANRNVIIETLTEDGARTLMAQRFIPEIAQGDKRVLLIDGEPVPYCLARIPKAGETRGNLAAGGRGVAQPLSESDLAIARKLGPVLAARGLLLVGLDVIGDRLTEINVTSPTCFVEITEQTGFDVAAMFVDALERATTR; encoded by the coding sequence ATGAACCTGCGCCTCGCCTTCATCGTCGATCCGCTCGACAAGCTCAAGCCGGCCAAGGATTCGAGCATCGCGATGATGCGCGAGGCAGCGCGCCGCGGTCATGAGATCTGGACCATCCAGCGGCAGAGCATGAGCCTGCACGGCGACGAAGTGATGGTGACCGCCACCCGCATCCAGCCGCAGCGCAGCGATGCGTCCTGGTACGTTGCGCTGGACACGCAGCCGCGCGCGCTGCGCGAATTCGACGCCGTGCTGATGCGGCAGGACCCGCCGTTCGACTTCGAGTACATCACCGCGACCTGGATGCTGGAGCGCGCGGCCGCCGCCGGCGTGCGCGTGTTCAACCATCCGCGTGCGATCCGCGATCACTCGGAGAAGGTGTCGATCTGCGAATTCCCGGACCTGATCACGCCAACGCTGGTCAGCCGCGACGTCGCCGCCATCAATGCCTTCATCGATACGCACGCCGACTGCATCCTGAAGCCGCTCGACGGCATGGGTGGTTCGCGCATCTTCCGCGTGCGTGCCGACGACGCCAACCGCAACGTCATCATCGAAACGCTGACCGAGGACGGCGCACGCACGCTGATGGCGCAGCGCTTCATCCCGGAGATCGCGCAGGGCGACAAGCGTGTGCTGCTGATCGACGGCGAGCCGGTGCCCTACTGTCTGGCGCGCATCCCGAAGGCGGGCGAAACGCGTGGCAACCTGGCCGCCGGCGGTCGCGGCGTCGCCCAGCCCCTCTCGGAATCCGACCTCGCGATCGCGCGCAAGCTCGGGCCCGTACTCGCGGCGCGCGGGCTGCTGCTGGTCGGGCTGGACGTGATCGGCGACCGGCTGACCGAAATCAACGTCACCAGCCCGACCTGCTTCGTCGAAATCACCGAACAGACCGGCTTCGACGTGGCCGCCATGTTCGTCGACGCGCTCGAACGTGCGACGACGCGCTGA
- a CDS encoding FxDxF family PEP-CTERM protein: protein MNTSIRTALIAALTVLPAAHASAASVDLGTLVAGQSFSFEQQLGSFADSFSFTVGEPVDFTLDFSNLGLGSRASLSVFLNGNEIVGTFGRNLTFAWGPFTGGGSTFPFATGTEFLVTVDGVDNTLADASYRLGITAAVPEPASAAMLLAGLAAVGAVARRRMKLR from the coding sequence ATGAACACTTCCATCCGCACCGCACTGATCGCCGCGCTGACCGTCCTGCCCGCCGCACACGCCAGCGCAGCCAGCGTCGATCTGGGCACTCTGGTCGCCGGCCAGTCCTTCAGCTTCGAACAGCAGCTCGGCAGCTTCGCCGACAGCTTCAGCTTCACCGTCGGCGAGCCGGTCGATTTCACGCTCGACTTCTCCAACCTCGGGCTGGGCTCACGCGCCTCGCTGTCGGTGTTTCTGAACGGCAACGAAATCGTCGGCACCTTCGGCCGCAATCTCACCTTCGCGTGGGGACCTTTCACCGGCGGTGGCAGCACCTTTCCGTTCGCCACGGGCACCGAATTCCTGGTGACCGTCGATGGCGTGGATAACACGCTGGCCGACGCGAGCTACCGGTTGGGCATCACGGCAGCGGTGCCGGAGCCGGCCAGCGCGGCCATGCTGCTGGCCGGGCTGGCGGCGGTCGGCGCAGTGGCGCGCCGGCGCATGAAGCTTCGCTAA
- the gshA gene encoding glutamate--cysteine ligase, which translates to MVPHLTTALTGPLLALESRFLERQTDIEQWFRSQWLEHSPPFYASVDLRNAGFKLAPVDTNLFPGGFNNLNAEFLPLCVQATMTAVEKLCPEARNLLLVPENHTRNLFYLRNVARLAQILKLAGLNVRIGSLIPDLAGPTPLDLGDGQTLTIEPLIRLPGGRRIGVAGFDPCAILLNNDLSAGVPELLQNVNEQTFIPPLHAGWTTRRKSQHFDAYSEVARSFASVMDIDPWLIDPLYDVCGDINFQERSGEECLATRVGALLARIREKYAQHGVDHEPFVIVKADAGTYGMGIMTVRDPSEVVGLNRKQRNKMAVVKEGLEVSSVLIQEGVPTFESVDGGAAEPVVYMMDRYVVGGFYRVHGERGIDENLNAPGMHFKPLAFESCCSMPDPGCAPDAPPNRFYAYGVVARLALVAASLELERGLPMTPAEEALEAELRG; encoded by the coding sequence ATGGTGCCTCACCTGACCACCGCGCTCACCGGCCCGCTGCTCGCGCTGGAGAGCCGATTCCTCGAACGCCAGACCGACATCGAACAGTGGTTCCGTTCGCAGTGGCTGGAGCACAGCCCGCCCTTCTATGCCTCGGTCGATCTGCGCAACGCCGGCTTCAAGCTGGCGCCAGTCGATACCAACCTGTTTCCGGGTGGCTTCAACAACCTGAACGCCGAATTCCTGCCGCTGTGCGTGCAGGCCACCATGACGGCCGTCGAGAAGCTGTGCCCGGAAGCACGCAACCTGCTGCTGGTGCCGGAAAACCACACGCGCAACCTGTTCTATCTGCGCAATGTCGCCCGGCTGGCGCAGATCCTGAAGCTCGCCGGTCTGAACGTGCGCATCGGCAGCCTGATTCCCGACCTCGCCGGCCCGACGCCGCTCGACCTCGGTGACGGTCAGACGCTGACCATCGAACCGCTGATTCGGCTGCCGGGCGGTCGGCGCATCGGCGTCGCCGGTTTCGATCCCTGCGCCATCCTGCTCAACAACGACCTGTCGGCCGGCGTGCCGGAGCTGCTGCAGAACGTCAATGAGCAGACCTTCATTCCGCCGCTGCACGCCGGCTGGACGACGCGCCGCAAATCGCAGCACTTCGACGCCTACAGCGAAGTCGCACGCAGTTTCGCGTCGGTCATGGACATCGATCCGTGGCTGATCGACCCGCTGTACGACGTGTGCGGCGACATCAACTTCCAGGAACGCAGCGGCGAGGAATGTCTGGCCACGCGCGTCGGTGCGCTGCTCGCACGCATCCGCGAGAAGTACGCGCAGCACGGCGTCGACCACGAGCCCTTCGTCATCGTCAAGGCTGATGCCGGTACCTACGGCATGGGCATCATGACGGTGCGCGATCCGTCCGAGGTGGTCGGCCTGAATCGCAAGCAGCGCAACAAGATGGCGGTGGTGAAGGAGGGGCTGGAAGTCAGCTCGGTGCTGATCCAGGAAGGCGTGCCCACCTTCGAAAGCGTCGATGGCGGTGCGGCCGAACCAGTGGTCTACATGATGGATCGTTATGTCGTCGGCGGCTTCTACCGCGTGCACGGCGAGCGTGGCATCGACGAGAACCTGAACGCGCCGGGCATGCACTTCAAGCCGCTGGCTTTCGAATCCTGCTGCTCGATGCCGGACCCGGGCTGCGCGCCGGACGCGCCGCCCAACCGCTTCTACGCCTATGGCGTCGTCGCTCGTCTTGCGCTGGTCGCGGCCAGCCTGGAACTGGAGCGTGGTCTGCCGATGACGCCGGCGGAAGAGGCGCTCGAAGCCGAACTGCGGGGTTGA
- a CDS encoding sensor domain-containing diguanylate cyclase — MMKTAPLPEDEAQRLQALRDLCVLDTPPEPAFDALTALAAQLFDMPVALVSLIDESRQWFKSAHGLCLRETRRDAALCTHTIVAPQGRMVIEDTLNDARFADNPLVVGTPGIRFYAGVALLNPDGLPLGTFCLIDFRPRSLDVRQLDQLGALAAQAEAQLHLRMRVQQLHALTREMRQQHELLERQRQALQTRCEELATEAHVDALTGSGNRRAGEARLGEEFALASRLQLPLSVCLIDVDHFKDVNDSYGHPHGDEVLRRVARLIGEALRASDYVARFGGEEFLVVLPGAEPATARAVAERIRTHVADAHWERPPVLTISAGVASRSSTTTSPEHLLQQADKALYRAKAGGRNRVESGAAPAGTHGD, encoded by the coding sequence ATGATGAAAACTGCTCCGCTCCCCGAAGACGAGGCGCAGCGCCTGCAGGCACTGCGCGACCTGTGCGTGCTCGACACGCCGCCGGAACCGGCGTTCGATGCGCTGACCGCGCTGGCGGCGCAGCTGTTCGACATGCCGGTCGCGCTGGTGAGCCTGATCGACGAATCCCGCCAGTGGTTCAAGTCGGCGCATGGGCTGTGCCTGCGCGAAACGCGGCGCGACGCCGCGCTGTGTACGCACACCATCGTCGCGCCGCAAGGACGCATGGTGATCGAGGACACGCTGAACGACGCTCGCTTCGCCGACAACCCGCTGGTGGTCGGCACGCCCGGCATCCGCTTCTACGCCGGCGTGGCCCTGCTCAATCCGGACGGTCTGCCACTGGGCACCTTCTGCCTGATCGATTTCAGGCCGCGCAGCCTCGACGTTCGCCAGCTGGACCAACTGGGCGCGCTGGCGGCGCAGGCCGAGGCGCAGCTGCATCTGCGCATGCGCGTGCAGCAGCTGCATGCGCTGACGCGGGAAATGCGGCAGCAGCACGAACTGCTCGAACGCCAGCGTCAGGCGTTGCAGACGCGCTGCGAGGAGCTGGCGACCGAAGCTCACGTCGATGCGCTGACCGGCAGCGGCAACCGTCGCGCCGGCGAGGCGCGGCTGGGCGAGGAATTCGCGCTCGCCAGCCGGCTGCAGCTGCCGCTGTCCGTCTGCCTGATCGACGTCGATCACTTCAAGGACGTGAACGACAGCTACGGCCACCCGCACGGCGACGAGGTGCTGCGTCGCGTGGCCCGGCTGATCGGCGAGGCGCTGCGCGCCAGTGACTACGTCGCGCGCTTCGGCGGCGAGGAGTTCCTGGTCGTGCTGCCCGGTGCCGAACCGGCGACCGCGCGCGCCGTCGCCGAACGCATCCGCACGCACGTCGCAGACGCGCACTGGGAGCGCCCGCCTGTGCTCACCATCAGCGCCGGCGTTGCCAGCCGCAGCTCGACCACCACCTCGCCCGAACACCTGCTGCAGCAGGCGGACAAGGCGCTCTACCGCGCCAAGGCCGGCGGCCGCAACCGGGTCGAATCCGGCGCCGCACCGGCGGGCACCCACGGCGACTGA
- the ybgC gene encoding tol-pal system-associated acyl-CoA thioesterase, whose product MTSPAQHVAGFSWPVRVYYEDTDSFGVVYYANYFRFLERARTEWLRALGFDQVEMAAQGVGFVVRSVQGEYLKPARFNDALEVRSHIASTTRAAVDFVQRLYRGDELLFDGVVRVVSIDMAKNRPVSLPAALRERLLPSIQPSVSTLT is encoded by the coding sequence ATGACTTCACCAGCGCAGCACGTTGCCGGCTTTTCGTGGCCGGTACGCGTCTACTACGAAGATACCGACAGCTTCGGCGTGGTGTACTACGCGAACTACTTCCGCTTTCTCGAACGTGCGCGCACCGAATGGTTGCGCGCGCTCGGCTTCGACCAGGTCGAGATGGCGGCGCAGGGCGTCGGCTTCGTCGTGCGGTCGGTGCAGGGCGAATACCTGAAACCGGCCCGCTTCAACGACGCCCTCGAAGTGCGCAGCCACATTGCCTCGACCACGCGCGCCGCGGTCGATTTCGTGCAGCGCCTGTACCGCGGCGACGAACTGCTGTTCGACGGCGTGGTCCGTGTGGTGTCGATCGACATGGCGAAGAACCGTCCGGTATCGCTGCCCGCAGCGCTGCGTGAGCGCCTGCTTCCTTCCATCCAGCCTTCCGTTTCCACCCTCACATGA
- a CDS encoding anti-sigma factor domain-containing protein codes for MKYDHPELLDRLAAAYVFGTLGRLPRRRFERLVRSNEAAARALRTWEMHGAALAAAVPPVQPSPAVWAEVERRTGAAPRPRPVAQRRWRDWLRPALGFAFGLLVAVGVVREQPQWVLPSDLPEHAVLPASYVGLLQDAAGKPAALASSRRHGVELSVKLLQPLLVPDGAQAVLWALPKDAAPFRLGVLRADAKQVITMAGTSEALLATVDELAVSIEPVGAAAAQPSGGFLLRGHCVKLW; via the coding sequence ATGAAATACGACCACCCGGAACTGCTCGACCGCCTCGCGGCCGCCTATGTGTTCGGCACGCTGGGCCGGCTGCCGCGCCGCCGCTTCGAGCGGTTGGTGCGGTCGAACGAGGCGGCGGCGCGCGCGCTGCGTACTTGGGAAATGCATGGCGCCGCGCTGGCGGCGGCCGTGCCGCCGGTGCAGCCCTCGCCCGCGGTGTGGGCGGAGGTCGAACGGCGCACCGGCGCTGCACCGCGCCCCCGGCCGGTGGCGCAGCGGCGCTGGCGCGACTGGTTGCGCCCGGCGCTCGGCTTCGCCTTCGGCCTGCTGGTGGCTGTCGGCGTGGTACGCGAGCAGCCGCAGTGGGTGCTGCCGTCCGACCTGCCTGAGCACGCGGTGCTTCCGGCCAGCTATGTCGGTCTGCTGCAGGACGCCGCCGGCAAGCCCGCCGCGCTGGCGTCGTCGCGCCGGCACGGGGTGGAACTGAGCGTGAAGCTGCTGCAGCCGCTGCTGGTGCCCGATGGCGCTCAGGCGGTGCTGTGGGCACTGCCGAAAGACGCAGCGCCCTTCCGGCTCGGCGTGCTGCGCGCCGACGCCAAACAGGTGATCACGATGGCTGGCACGTCGGAAGCGCTGCTGGCGACGGTGGATGAACTGGCGGTGTCGATCGAGCCGGTCGGCGCGGCCGCGGCGCAGCCGTCGGGCGGCTTCCTGCTGCGCGGTCATTGCGTGAAGCTGTGGTGA